The Candidatus Minimicrobia sp. QA0096 DNA segment GCGTCGTGATGAACTGGATAACTGCGATTGTTTTGTTCACAATTCTTGCGATAATTGGCATGCCGAAAATCCTGTCGAACCAAGTTCAATTGCCGTTTGATACAGAGGTTAGGCGTTCGCCAGTAGCGATAGTGAAAATCACCCCGAATTCTCCAGCGGATAAAATTGGACTTAAGGTTAATGACGAACTTATTAAGATAAATGGTCAGCCGCTTACGGAGGCGGAAAAATTGCCAATTATAACTAAGCAAAGTTCTGGCAAGAAAGTCAGGGTTGAATATAGGCGTGACGGCAAAGAGTCATCTGTTGACGTCCAGTTGAATGATGAAAAGTCCGCGAAGGGAAGTGGATATTTGGGTGTTATTCCGGGACAGACGGAGAAAATGTATAGCACGTGGTCAGCTCCCATAGTGGGCGTGGCGACCACTGGGCAATTATCATATGAGACTCTGAAGGGTGTTGGCGTATTGTTGGCGAAGACGGCTCATGGATTAGTTGGACAAATATTTGGGTCTAACGAATCAAAGGAATCGGCTCGTGCGGATTTGGCATCTGTTGGGCAGAGTGTAGCAGGACCAATTGGCATACTGGGTGTATTATTCCCGTCAGTTGTCAGTTCTGGAATTGAGCAAATCATTTTCGTAGCGGCGTTAATTTCACTGACGCTGGCGGTGATGAACATTTTACCAATTCCAGCGCTTGACGGCGGTCGCTGGTTCACGATGACAATTTTCCGCTTATTTAAGAAAGATTTAACGAAAGAGCGCGAGGAAAATATTCAGGCAACCGGTATGCTAATTCTATTAATCTTAACAATTTTGGTGACGATCAGTGATGTTGGAAAACTCTTCTAAGAAATTAAAAAACCGCAAATGGTGGCTGATTTTGGCGCTCCCAGCTTGGGTTTATGGCGTATTTTTGGCGGTGGAAGTTGTTGCTTCATTGGCGGTCAGCGCTTTGATAAAAACTGGTGTACCGCTCAATTCTGTGAATCCAGTTATTTTTAACACGGTGCTTTCGGTTGTCGTATATATTTTGTCGCTAATTGTCGTGATTTCTGTGCCGTTTTTGGTTAAGAAGCGCCGAACAACTTTGGGCAATTTGGGCGTGAATGACTGGCCAACATTTTTGGAAATATTTATTTCTCCGTTTGCTTTTGTGGCTTACTTTTTACTAACAATGGTCGCGATGAGCATCGCCAGTGGTGTTTTCTCGGTGGATATGCAGCAAAAGCAGGTCATGCCGTTCAGTCAGAGTATGCTGGCGACTCATTGGCAATTTATCATGGCGTTTGTTGTGCTGGTGGTGCTGGCGCCGATTGTTGAGGAACTTTTGTATCGCGGATATCTTTACGGCAAGTTGCGCAATTCTTTCTCGATTTGGTCATCAATTATCGTAACAAGCATAGCGTTTGGCGCGGCACATCTTTGGGTTGGTCCGGATTCGCCATTGCAATGGGCGGTGGCAGTTGATACACTTACTTTAAGCTTGGTGATGTGCGCAACTAGGGAATATACTGGCGCAATTTGGGTGCCTATTATGATGCATATGATGAAAAACGGAATAGCTTTTTATTTCTTGTTTATCAATACGGGCGCAATTAATCAGACAGAATCGTTATTGCCATTTATATTTATGTAAAGGAGAAAAGATATGCGAATGACACAACTTTTTACTAGAACTTTGAAGCAGGCGCCAGCTGGCGAGGTTGCGCGAAATGCTCAGCTTTTGATTCGTGCTGGCTACGTACATAAAACGATGGCGGGTGTGTATTCGTTTTTACCGTTGGGTTTGAGAGTTCTTGAGAATATCAAGCAAATTGTTCGTGAGGAAATGGACAAGGTTAATAGCCAGGAATTGGTGATGAGTACTTTGCAGCGAAAGGAATTGTGGGAAGAAACTGGTCGCTGGAGTGATGAATTGGTCGACGTTTGGTTTAAATCTAAGTTGCAAGACGGCACGGACATTGGCTTTGGTTGGACGCACGAGGAGCCGATTGTTGATCTTCTTCGTAATTACTTAAAGAGCTACAAAGATTTGCCAATTAGCGTTTATCAATTCCAGAACAAATTGCGAAACGAACTTCGCGCTAAGAGTGGAATTATGCGTGGTCGTGAATTTGTGATGAAGGATATGTATTCGATTCACGATAGCAAGG contains these protein-coding regions:
- a CDS encoding M50 family metallopeptidase, whose translation is MIIWGVLLGLFVLILLVVLHELGHAIVAKRNGVKVEEFGVGFPPAAKKWKVKRSFLGENVTFSLNWLPLGGFVRLKGEYDSAKGEGTYGGSTFWVKTKILLAGVVMNWITAIVLFTILAIIGMPKILSNQVQLPFDTEVRRSPVAIVKITPNSPADKIGLKVNDELIKINGQPLTEAEKLPIITKQSSGKKVRVEYRRDGKESSVDVQLNDEKSAKGSGYLGVIPGQTEKMYSTWSAPIVGVATTGQLSYETLKGVGVLLAKTAHGLVGQIFGSNESKESARADLASVGQSVAGPIGILGVLFPSVVSSGIEQIIFVAALISLTLAVMNILPIPALDGGRWFTMTIFRLFKKDLTKEREENIQATGMLILLILTILVTISDVGKLF
- a CDS encoding CPBP family intramembrane glutamic endopeptidase — translated: MLENSSKKLKNRKWWLILALPAWVYGVFLAVEVVASLAVSALIKTGVPLNSVNPVIFNTVLSVVVYILSLIVVISVPFLVKKRRTTLGNLGVNDWPTFLEIFISPFAFVAYFLLTMVAMSIASGVFSVDMQQKQVMPFSQSMLATHWQFIMAFVVLVVLAPIVEELLYRGYLYGKLRNSFSIWSSIIVTSIAFGAAHLWVGPDSPLQWAVAVDTLTLSLVMCATREYTGAIWVPIMMHMMKNGIAFYFLFINTGAINQTESLLPFIFM